TACTGGGGCGCTGCGGCGCGGCCACGCGGGGGGGCGGGTGCGGGGCACAAAGGCCTGTCACGTGCTTGCCGGGGCCCGCGCGGACCCGCCCCGAGACAacaagccccgccccgcccccagggccgctctgccccgccccagcctccccctcccgccaggGGGCGCCAGAGCGCGCGGCGCCGGGCACACCGCCCCCCGCCTCATCCCTCGCACGGAGCCGGCCGCGCCCACCGcgcgggggacgggctggggcaGCGGCCCGGGTGGGAGCGAGACTCGGCCCGGCCCCGGGTCACGGCCCGGCCCCACTACCCCCGCCGCgccgcgccccgccccgcccgggtCACAGCCCAGCCCCGCGTCTCACCCCGGGCAGGCCTCGCGCAGCCCGCAGCTGTCCTACATTCCGGCCCCTCTCACCGCCTCCCGCCAATGGCGGGCCGACCTCGAATGGAGAGCCAATCGGAACGACTCAGGGGGAGATCGCCCCGCCCCTCCGTCCCATTGGCCAGGCACAGCCGCGGGGCGCCCCCTCCCACCGGGGCCGCGCGAGATGCTTGTCCTGCGGAGGGGGGCTCCGGCGCGCGCTCCTGCCCCTGGCTTGCTTCAGTGCGCGCGCGCCTGCCCCCGGGATCTCCTGAGGGGAGGGGcggcagccccctcccagagactCTGCCCAGCCCTATATAGAGCCTATAGGCGCTTTGCCCCCTGGAGACCCAACCCACCCTAGCCCCTATCTAAGTACCCTATAGACGCTCTGCAGTGGCCCTACAGACTGTATGCTATGGTCACACTCTCCCCTCGCTAGTGGGTCGGCAGGATGTTAAACCAGGGCCACTAAAGTTAGAGATTTTTAGATTGCAAGTCTGGATAACTTGTACCCAAgagtttaaaagagctggctgaggtgcgCGCTGCACCATTCATGTTGCTTTCCAATAAGTCTTGGGAAACCAGGGAAATGccaaaagactggaagaaagcgaaCGTTGTGCCACTATTTCAAAAGCGTAAATGGGACGGCCAGGtggtctgacattgatcctgggcaatataatggagcggctgatacaggactcgattCCTCCCCCGCTTGCTTGCAACACAAAGGAAAGGCTGTGACGCTCAAGACAACGTTCTGTCTGTAGCGAGACACCTGAGTCTGAATGGGGCAGAAGAATGACCTGAACCCCTCTCCACTGGCTGAGGCATAATTGCCTCAAGCCTGATGCTGTGACCACGGGAGCAACTGGGAAAGCAGAAGCAGTGTTGAGCCCTGCGGTCGCTGAGCCCCCCGTTGAGTGTGGGGAGACacaggcagggaagggggatTGCCAAACATGCTTGTCCTGTCCACAGGTAAGAGAAGCCCCATAGAAAGTTAAAGCAGCCGGAAGGCCATTGCTGGTAGCGGACACATCATCACAGTGTGGTCGTGGCCATGGTGGGTTCTCTTAACCAAGAGACCCTGAATCACAGCCcacccgggggtggggaggactcTGTCCTGGGGGTGAGGGCAACACATTAACCCCAAAATGGGAAATGGGTCCCTTACATACACACAGCCCTGGGGTTGGAACACAACTCCAGAGGGGGCCTGCCAGTGTGGGGGGCACTCTGCATCACCAGAGCCACAGACATATGGCTGGGTTAAGACCTACCTTGCAGAGGGACAAATCTACACTGATCCCCCATCCTCACCCGCAAATGCTCAAGGGGTCACTTCCTACCCCAAGCATGGGATAAGATAAGAACACCCCAGGGTACAGCCAAGATGGCTGACAAATGCAGGAACGTGGGTTTACTGCCCTCCTCGCTCCCTGGCAGACGAGGGCAAGGAGGCGGTGGCAGGGCTCCATCCCAGTTTCAAACCCAACCGCTTTGGGGTAGCAAAAGAATGAAAACTCCCCATGTGCATCCTGCTGGTGCCATCCAACAGACCAGACCTAAGGGAGGATGTGAAACTGCTTTGGATTGTGTATTGGAAGTTTGATTGATTAGAAACTGTGCTGTAAGAATCATGAAAGTGCCTGGTAGGACAGCTACCAAGGGATCGGAAATACAGTGtttccaactctcatgattttgtcatgcgtctcatgataattattgttttccttaaagccccgcCTCCTGAGGTCAAGTGGAggtgtgatgatttcagccttcattcttaaagaaaaagtaactttctagccctcgtggctgtAGAGAAAGCTTccaaatgtgaccccagtgcaacctaaaggctcaaaaagcaagaggcaataaaaagaacacccaatctattatttttacataatctaatgattttaaagccaatctcatgatttttggtgcgcctgactcatgatttttgaacatttggcaaTACTGGAAATAGGCTGTGGCATCTATGAATAATGTTTGTGTGTTCAAACTTCCCCAGCTCACTGGTTAAAGTAACCCTGCTCAGTTCAGTCTTGAAGGGGGAAGAGAtatgacaaagtgggaattttctgtaatatttttataaatactatgcgtgcctcagtttccctctatgATGCATTGCTACCCAGTGGGTGTAAAACGGCCAACACTGCTCTTGGAACAGTGCAAGAGGTGTGAGTGTCACCTCGCTGTCTCTGGAATGAAGAGAGTCATTGAAGAACTGGCTCAATTCAGGGGTCCAACAAGACAGAGAGACGCCCCAAGGACTGAATGATCAACACCTAACACATGAAACCCAGCAGGTGGGGCTTGGGAACTGAGCTGGAGAGAGGGTGTCAGAAGGCTGGAATTGGAGTGGCCGTTTTGGAGGGACTCAGGAACAAGGACAGAGACTAGCACCAGAGATGAGTCCATCACAGCTTGGCTGGCCCATCATGGCTTAGCCAGGGTGAACTATGACTTAACTTCTGCCTCTCTGAGCTAACCCCAGTGCGTTCAGATTCTGTAGCCAGGTGACCAATGGATGGTGTGTGGTTTGGAGAGGCTGCCTGTGTCGCTGTGGATACGCACTGAGAGCACTGCACCCTGACGGGGGACAGCACAGATCTCCCACAGGAGTCTGGCTGGGCTGGATTCAGTGCAGGGAGCCACGAAGAGAGACGGGGTCACTGGTGCCCACAGAGTCTTGGAGGTCACAGGCCTGCCCTGGTGGAACGGTGTGGGACCTCGGGGCCCGGCCCACTGCCAGCAGACTGGTTACAGGTCGTGGGACTGCATGACAGGGTATGCTAAGGAGCTTGGCTGAAGCTGGAAAATCAATTTCCCCCAACCCTGTAAGAGGGGGCTTGCATGTGAAGGGTGGAAGACCCCCCAGTCCAGAAGAAAGCCCCTAAGGTATGGATGCTGGAACTTAATACCCACAATGTTTGGAGTGTGTCAGGGGAAGAGTTACAGAGCTGCACAGGGAGTTCtggccaggagagagagagagatgggcaggCTCAGAGCAGTGGGACGGGAGCCCAGTTTAGGTGCAGGACCCACTAAGGTCAGAGCACGCTGACCTGCGGGGGGAGCGAGACCAGCCCTGCACTGCCGGAGAAGGACCCTGGATGCCTCTAGAGGACTCTGACCCTAGCTCAAAGAATGCTCGGGAGTGGTGATTATCCTGAGGCAGGGAACAGCGTGGAGGTTTAGTGTTTTTGCATAGACCTGTGCATTTCTTGTGCGATTTAGTAAAGAgcaatggggagggggtgctcagACAGAGGATCTGCACCCCAAGAGGGGTCTAGAGACCCCCAGTAAGGGCAGCGCCGGGGCTCTGTTCAGACTCCAGCGGCTTAAAGCACCCTGGGATTCCGCATTTGGATCCTCTCAACAGTATGCTCAACAGGCTCTCCTGGGACTCCGTCGCCTTCGGAGAGAGAAACAGGGCGCCTCCGGCAAAGAGGTGTTAGCACAGTGTTCCTCAGGGCCCTGGGCAAGCACGGCAAGGCCAGTGCATGTCTGCAAGCCCCGGCCTGGGCTGGCTGGAGTGATCCTAGCCTGGGCTCACAGTGCTTTATGCAGGGGCTAGCCCCTGGCTCCAGCGGATACTTCCAGGCAGGTGCTTCTCTCACAGGCCAGAGGCAGCTCTCAGTCTGCCGCAGCAATGCTTCCCACTAGGCCTAGTGCTCATGGGCTGGTGATGGCAGCAGTTAGCAAAGGCCCGGCCCCAGAGGTGTGTGCCCGCGGCAGCCGCCAATGAGGGCGTGCCGGGAAGCGGAGCACTTTGCACAGTTACTGCAGAGAACAGAGACCATGTGTGCAATGGCAGATGCTGTCTGAACGTGCTCCCTTTGGTCCCTGTGCACAGCCTGGTGGGACCCCAGACGTGGGGCACTGGCCCCTCACTGCAGTCGGCCTCATTCACAGGCCTTAAAGGGCCTGTCACAGGCACTCAGTTACCTGTGGCTCTCCGGCTCTAGGATGGGGGCAGGATTCGTTCTCTTTGAGCTGAACAGCTCAGCTTCTCAGTGAGGCCCCACAAAGGCCCCTGCTTTGCAGCGCCCCTTGGGCTCAGATTTCTTGGGAGCAAATCCAAGCCTGCctgctgcagagcccagcacagGGACCAAGGGGGCACAGCTCAGACCTGGCATAGGCTGGGATTGCCCTGTGGCCAAAGTGGCCTGATGAGTGTGGTGGTCTGTCTCTGGCTAGTGGCatctagagattaatgagtctgctacagtctTGGCTAAGAGccacgtggcttttagctcatgcagtagagactcatcTACTTCAGAGGTCCCAAGTTCGATCCCGCCTGccaacaaccagggtctgtcggcgttacactaGCTGGCCAGTGATGGCAGTGTCATGGTGACACCTGCCAGCGTGATGGAATTAGCTGGCAGTGTAGTTAATTACCCATCTGCTAATATGCAAGTAACAAGCCTCTAATGTGTAATTAATCACCATTCACAACACAAAAGCCCGTCATAGCAGGAGTGGGTGCTGCTTTGCCCTCCACACGCACTCGGATTTGAACCCTTTGCTGGAGGGCAGTCGGTCGGGAGCAAAGCTGACCCCCGCTGCCTTCAGTTCATTTTGGGGTTCTTAGTGGCCCTCTGACCAGAGAGGTTCTTCCTGGCCCGTGTTGGCTCTGGGTTGGGTGGGAAGAGGGTCTTttgccctccctgctcctccgcaCTGGCCTGGAAGCTGCCCAGCAGTATCTCGTTGATGTAGCTCAGTGTTTGGTTGCTGAAAACCATATTGAGGTGTTCCACTCCCGGCAGCTCCATCACATGCACTCGCTGCTTCTGCTGCTTGGCCCAGCGGCTGCACAGCTTCATGCTGCGGGTGCTGACGGTGTCGTCCCCGTCCCCATAGACCACGTCCACGGGGTCCTCATAGGGGAAGCGCTCATCGTAGATGTAGGTTTCCACTGTCGGGAGGCCCGTGCCGTAGAGGCAGTAGGTCTCCACGCCAGGAGGAGGCAGCCCCTTCAGCAGGTCCTTGGTGTCGTTCCACATGTACCAGCCATCCTCAAAGTTGACGTTGAGGAAGAAGCGCCGGTAGTCCCGGTACGTGTAGTTGTAGGACGGCGTGGAGATAAAGACGTGTGAGTCGGGCCAGGCTATGTTGGTCGGGAACATCCAGGGGCTTGTGGTGGCCATGCGCTGTTCCTCACGCAGCTTGATGTTTGTGACCATCGGGATGCCCTGGTTATCTCCTGCAATTCACACGGGCACTCATCAGGAACAGCAGCTCTAGCAAAATTAACAGATGTCCCAAGGGTCCCAAAGCAGTGTACAGACTATATATACAGAGATCATTCCCTGCTGAAATGCtgccagcactgggggggggctgcagggggggggcaAAGCTGCTGCTCAACAGATGCGCTGTAATTCAGGGCAGGAGCCCAAGAGACATGTTGTTTTGAGGTAAAACTATTGGATTATGGGCTAATCCAAATGATGGAACATCCAGCAGCACAGCCCTCAGTGCCTTGTAGCACTGGGGTCAGTCCTGACTGCGTGGGGAGGGCGCCCCCTGCAGAGtaccctgccctgctgcagcacagcaccctgtAGCAccgcactggggcattggggtcagcactaaCTCTAAGGGGAGAGCGCTCCCTATGAATCCCCCACACCACTCCTTACAGCCACAGTCCTTCCCTGCTGGGCATCTGTCCCTGCTTCTCTAAGCCCGACCAgaagtgtgtgtgttgagggggaTGGGGACAAGGTTTTGTGCTGGGGGAGTTTCTCAGCTGGTGGTGCTGGGtgtccggcaggaagggaaacgGTCCTAAGCCTGTGTTAGGTTTTCTAAGccggctctgtgtgtgtgttgcgaGGGGAGGGTGTTTCCAAGGGTGTTGGTCAGAACAGCCAACTCTCCTGGGGTTTCCTGCGAGTCTTGCCATATTTGGTATATTTTGGAAAGAccctgctcctggagtcctgtgattattCCAGAGAATATCAGCGTCCTTTAAACCAAAAGTAAGTTTCTGACCCTCCTTGCTGTGGAGAAAGGCATGGAAACGTGACTCTAACGCAGTCCTAAAGGCTCAGAGAGCAGAAGGCAAAGGAAAAGCACCcacaatgtctttttttttcaaaatgtcatgatttttaagcccaactcatgatttttgaatgtctgGGGTTGACAATACTGGGTGAGGGCTCAGTGGTGTTCTGAATGGGGGAGAGACTGGGTAGGAAGTCGAGGGGTTCTGTGTCTCAGGGAAGAAGGTGCGTGGGGGGGTGTTTCTGAACTCGTGGGGGTAGGGCTAGGGGGAGGATTAGAGTGGGGAGGTGTAATGTAGAGGAAATAGTTTAAAAGACCTCCCTGTCTTCTGCAGCAgaagccaccagagccctgccagagcagcagtgtaTACACAGAGCTagtccttgcatctgaagaagtgaggttcttacccacgaaagcttatgctcccaatacttctgttagtcttaaaggtgccacaggaccctctagtCCTTGCTTAGTTCGTTCTTTGGACCCTAGCTGTAGCTGTTGGTTTCCTCATCTTTGGAATGTGGTATAAAGACAGTACAGACACAATGGAGAGGGGACCGGCTGTGTTggcagggtggggtgtgggggaatgGAGCCAGTTGGTGAGTGAGGGTGGGcatagggctggtcaaaaaaacTCTcgacaaaatgttttttgttggGAAACGTTGATTTGTTTCAATAGGGACTCTTTGCAGGAACATATTGGCTGCGATGCAGCTTTCATCAGGAGAGGACGCTGGTCACGATGGAATTTCTGGTGGGGAGAGAGACCTACCCCAGACCAGCCAATGGGCCCCGTTGTATAACTACAAGTCATCAGGCCAGAGAACAAAACAACCAGACTCTGTAGGCCACTGGGGTGGGTGTGCACCTGGGCTGTAGGAGACACAGGTTCACGTTCTGCCATTCTAGGGGAGTGCCCTGATGCAGGGTTATAGAGTCTGTATAAATAATCCCTGGGCCAGAGAAACTAAGTGGAagaacttcaacaggagagcctGAGAGAGTCCTGCCCCAGAATAGCCCCTTGCCTGCTGATTAGGGCTCTCGCCTAGGAGGAGGGAGAGCTTAGTTCAAATGCCCCCAAATCAGGCTAAGCAGGGTcttgaagctgggtctcctgcatcctagctgagtgccctagccaccagGCGAGGGGCTATTCTAGGGGGAGGGAACTGTTTCCCAAGGAGCTGTAAGTGGAGTGAATTGGGAGGAGGGTGTGCGTGGTACGTGTGCAGGCAATAGCATGTAGAgcttcagtgggagtctttttACTGTTGTTCCCTTTCTACGACAGGCATTTCCGCCCCTGCCTGCTCTGAAGTGCTCGTCCCTGGCCAGTGCGGCAATGCTACCCACAGCAAACCCTGGGCGGGCTCCCTGTGACTGGACTTGTGCTCCCTCAGGGGCACTGCCGTCAGACACCAGGTGGTTGGCGAGCTCCTGATGGAGGTCCCGAAGGGGTCCTTTGCCCGCCCTGGGGGCTCTACAACAGATTCACACCTCCCCATTACTGCATGAAAGGAAGGCAGGAAGCGGACAGTGGGAGCCATCACCCACCGGAGGCCAGGACGAGCATGGACTTGACGGCCCCGCCCCAGGGGGCACCGAGGGAGATGAAGCCCGCGATGAACCGATCTTTCcaggcctggggctgctgcagcaggaaGTAGAGGATGTTGAGGTTGCCCATGCTGTGCCCGAGCAGGAAGACCCGTTTCTGGTAGGTGTCGTGCATCTCCTCAATCAGCGCCTTCAGGTTCTGGAAATACTCGGGCTGCTGgtctggggagagaggggcagcgTGCCATGGGCAGGCCAGCCATGGCCAGCaggagcccagccgggggcaggTCCCCAGACCCCGGCACAGTGAGACACAGGAACCAGGACCCTCCAGTGGAGGCAGAAGAGGAGACGCACTGGGGGGCACTCAtacaggcccccccccccacgagagAATCACTCCCTGCAGGGTTCCTCCTCCCACATCTCTGCCAGCatggccccccctcccctcaaggGTGTCTCTCTTTCAGGCTctctcaccctgctccctgtcaggCTTTCTGGCCTGGTCTCCCTCCTGGGCACGGGGCTCTCCCTGGGCACCAAGCTGCCTGTGTGGGTGCCCTTCCGCCTCCCTCCCTGGCTGTCTGGGCTGAGGTGGAAGCTGGTCCCAACACTGCACTTACTGGGCCCAATCCTCCAGTCGTAGGGGGCAGCCCGTACCGTCTTGTCTCGCACGTAGCCGTTGTTCACCAGGTTCTGCACCAGGGTGTGTAGGTAACCTACAGAGAGACAGCACAGAGATTGGGGGGACCCCAAAAGAGACAGCATGGAGGTAGGGGGACCCCCAGAGATACAGGGCAAGGATTGGGGAGGtacagggtgggggttgggagacgCTAGAGACATAGCATGGGAGTTGGGGGCAGACTGCATTCCTCCCTGCTTCTTGGCTGTGCCTGGCCTGCCCAGTGTCTGGGTTTCTCTGGCCAGAGGCGTTGGCTCAGTGCATTCTGGGCATTGTGCTCTGGGTCCCCTCATTCCCTGGGATGGTTATGCCTAGTGGCATTGTACAGCCCTCTCCTCTCAGACACGGGTCACTGCACCGTGGGCTTTGCAGAGATCTTGCCTCCCCTGACCctcagcttcccgccgccccctccCGGCTCTGGGGTCTGGATGTGccagggtcccagagctgggacagacTCAGGGATAAAGGGTAACGGTCCTGGGCTTCAGAGAGCCCTGCAAAGCCAGGCCTGGGCAAATCCTGCAGCAGCCAGGGACCCTTTTCTACTGctgggcaccagcagcaggaTCAGCACCCTCGGGAGCTCCCCCCAGACCACGGGAACCCCTCGCCTTGGACACCAAGAAGGGCGCCCCTCACCTGCCAGCTTGCTCTTGTCCAGGTACTCCACGGAGTAGGTCTTGCCAAAGCCGGGCACGCGGATTTGCACCCCAGGCGCGTTGGACATCTTGCCGGTGCTGCGGTTATACACCACTCTGCAGGGACAGGACAGGATATGGCAGGTGGGTGGCAGATCCACTCTGCCAGGGCACAAAGGCGAGGCCTCTGGGTGGGGTCAGAAATCCAGGCCACCCCCATCCCGCATGGGAAACACCCTGCTTGGGAATTCAGGATGGGAGTTGTGAAGAGGGCTTGTTTCTATGGTCCATTGCTCACCGCAGGGCACGTGTCAGCCCTGAATAGCCGATGAGGTGGCTGTTAATATTTTGTGTTATTCATGGGTATTAAGGCTCGAGGAGCGCATTGTGACCAATCTGTATATCATGGGCCAGAGGATCTCACCCAGGGATCCCTgcatctgcccctgcccccccccccaggtgaacTAGAGCGGGTCAGGTGCGTTGCAATGGGCAGAGATGAGTCCTGGTCAGCTAGAGGCAGAAATCCCTGGTGACAATGCAGGAGACCTGCTGTGAGGGgttaggggatggggaagaggtgcCCCATAACTTGTCATTTCCTGGCTTTTCAGGGTTTGCCACGCTGACCAGCCTGACCCCTCCAAggtaaaggttttgttttgtttatgtaGGAGGATTtcaggtttggggggggcagggatgcccTCCAGACCCCCCCTCTGGTGTGTGGGGACAAGGAGGGAGCGCTCATGTCTGAGGTTGCAGGGAAGAGGGGGTTAATTACTTGCATGGAGAGGCCTGGTGAATCCATCTCTACCCTTCCCAACTCCAGCACAACAGAGCCTGTCGAGTGCTGATCTCTGACCTgtgcccgccaggccaggcctggctctCAGAGCAGAGGAGTCTCCGTCCAAGCTGCACAGCTTTAACAGAAGCTGGAGAGCCCCCGGCCCTGGAACTCAGAGCGTCTCAACCCCGGGAACCTTGGCCGTCTCTTCCCAGACGAACTGAGCTCCGTCACATGAGCCCTCTTCTCACAGCTTCCTGACCCTAGAACACAGGGGGCAGCCCTCTTCCCTGAGCGCAGTCTGCGGCTTCAGACCCACTGGAAACAATCTGGCAATCTCGACTCAGCGGCAGCCTCACGTTCACACGGCTAGCAGAGCCCTCAAGTGTACCACAGCCTAACCGAATCGGGGGGAGCAGTCCTCATTAAAACAGCCTCGGGGAAGGTGCACTGTGGTGGGAGTGTCTACTCACCTCGTCTACTCACATCTGTTTATATTTGCATGTGTGTCACAGCCCTGAGTCCTGAGCAACGCCCGGGGCCGGGGATAGGTAAGAGCCAGCCTCCCTGTTGTACAAATGAGGTAACTGAGGCGCTCTCTGGTCactctgggaatagaacccaggtctctaacAGCAGACCCCAGTCGCAGATATGTTACCATTCAGAATACTGTCGCGAACCActagcccacaccccctcccagagccaggaatagatccC
Above is a genomic segment from Chrysemys picta bellii isolate R12L10 chromosome 14, ASM1138683v2, whole genome shotgun sequence containing:
- the LCAT gene encoding phosphatidylcholine-sterol acyltransferase — translated: MGRAGFRAPLLALALLLLPQPTAHFWLFNVLFPPSTTPEAAPSNSTPPVVLVPACLGNQLEAKLDKPNVVNWMCHRKTEDYFTLWINLHMFLPLGVACWIDNTRVVYNRSTGKMSNAPGVQIRVPGFGKTYSVEYLDKSKLAGYLHTLVQNLVNNGYVRDKTVRAAPYDWRIGPNQQPEYFQNLKALIEEMHDTYQKRVFLLGHSMGNLNILYFLLQQPQAWKDRFIAGFISLGAPWGGAVKSMLVLASGDNQGIPMVTNIKLREEQRMATTSPWMFPTNIAWPDSHVFISTPSYNYTYRDYRRFFLNVNFEDGWYMWNDTKDLLKGLPPPGVETYCLYGTGLPTVETYIYDERFPYEDPVDVVYGDGDDTVSTRSMKLCSRWAKQQKQRVHVMELPGVEHLNMVFSNQTLSYINEILLGSFQASAEEQGGQKTLFPPNPEPTRARKNLSGQRATKNPKMN